Proteins encoded by one window of Pempheris klunzingeri isolate RE-2024b chromosome 14, fPemKlu1.hap1, whole genome shotgun sequence:
- the arhgap35b gene encoding rho GTPase-activating protein 35 produces the protein MMAKKQDARSPIYNLIVVGLSGTEKEKGQCGVGKSCLCNRFVRPSADDFYLDHTSVLSTSDFGGRVVNNDHFLFWGEVSRVLEEGPECRMHVVEQTEFIDDQTFQPHRSTAMQPYIKRAAATKLASAEKLMYFCTDQLGLEQDFEQKQMPEGKLQVDGFLLCVDVSRGMNRNFDDQLKFVTNLYGQLSKTKKPIVLVLTKCDEGVERYIKDAHTFAITKKSLPVVETSARSNINVDLAFLTLVQLIDKSRGKPKIIPYFEALKLQSQQIASAKDRYEWLINRIVKNHNETWLNTSRRMNTSPEYKEYVFLEGTAKCKKLFQQHVYRLKQEHIERRRKIYLSTLPLALSSLVPDLDEIDQLSWSGVQKVLESKQHFAHWFVVLEDSPWEDTSHIDNMEDERIPSDLLETAEAEELFNAHLEHLRNECRRAEMRLEFKHKLASSPFVTPGKPWEEARSFIMNEEFYQWLEEPEYLDLYNRHQKEIIDRAKEDFQELLLEYSELFYELEVDAKPSKEKMGAIQEVLGEEQRFKALQKLPAERDALVLKHIHFVYHPTKETCPSSPHCGDSKIEQMLVSRFPTCYPFFDVKAHFGDTKADRINLVILGKDGLAREFANEIRALCTNDDWYVLDGKMYELTLRPIEGNVRLPVNSFHTPTFTPHGCLCLYNSKESLSYVVESLERLRESTLGRRDSQLAQLPTSLLLVTKRGVGSYVDIGGETALNLITQGQQVARRLQCSFLDPASPGVGYGHNVNETQINQVLRSLLDIRRSTSFSSSSPPLLPEPPGLRDSPHQPVPEADLRIVMCLMCGDSYDIEQLLSPFLMHQHCRPMPNSGTSVLLEQTVGGHKLAIELSLLSYHASFTLRKSRLVHGYIAVYSVSRKASLETLCAFLCEVQDIIPVQLLAVGDSQAELTDSDYACEQLIQGEELAHEIEGRFNSVVCGSGGVVGGLHRIEMFHSFLMEVVEKRNIVEATHMYDNVAEACTNENVYSPRCSSPSPVTMFLDSEDDVEPSPPYYDGTLTSHSGGFNLPDLDSSDISVISDIRDFENKLNNKVPPQVRVKPGVTFDFRKVSRNPYIDTLGHRRSLPSAVTWVPGGDVGYDPSDYAEPIDAVSKPRPSNEEIIYSVPHDSTQGKIITIRNSNRMHSNGNGSDSEADSSSLERRRKFSAAGVKPRLYRDRSKRLGKFSSFRTSFIGSDDEMGALPKSKEDDFGTLKGESLVNEESEDPKKRNILKSLRRTAKKTRPKPRPAIPKPPESCYFGVPLVNVVSPDRPIPLFIEKCVRFIETTGLNTEGLYRVSGNKSEMESMQRQFEQDHGLDLVEKDFSINTVAGALKSFFSELPEPLVPCALQVDLLDAFKIMDREQRLYTMKDVLRKFPRENYDVFKYVLSHLHKVSQLSRLNLMTSENLSICFWPTLMRPDFTTMDALTATRTYQTIIETFIHQCAFFFYNQPLLDSPTGLAGLPASPTTTLSGSSAYSCYRSSPPHTTTHFSPLQQSPPTTPQSPLQSLLPPLHQHPHSHHSPAEQETL, from the exons ATGATGGCGAAAAAGCAAGATGCCCGATCGCCCATTTACAACCTCATTGTGGTGGGTTTGTCaggaacagagaaagagaaggggcAATGTGGCGTTGGCAAGTCCTGCCTGTGTAATAGGTTTGTGCGGCCTAGTGCTGATGACTTCTACCTGGACCACACATCAGTGCTGAGCACCAGTGACTTTGGGGGTCGAGTGGTTAATAATGATCACTTTCTGTTTTGGGGGGAGGTGTCACGGGTCCTGGAGGAGGGGCCTGAGTGCAGGATGCATGTTGTGGAGCAAACTGAATTCATTGATGACCAGACATTTCAGCCACATCGTAGCACTGCTATGCAGCCATATATCAAGCGGGCAGCCGCAACCAAGCTGGCTTCAGCAGAGAAGCTCATGTACTTTTGTACAGATCAGCTTGGCCTGGAGCAAGACTttgagcaaaaacaaatgccAGAGGGCAAGCTGCAGGTTGACGGCTTCCTGCTTTGCGTTGATGTCAGCCGAGGCATGAACCGCAACTTTGACGACCAGCTGAAATTTGTCACAAACCTTTACGGTCAGCTTAGCAAGACTAAGAAGCCCATTGTGCTGGTCCTCACCAAATGTGATGAAGGAGTTGAGCGCTACATCAAAGATGCGCATACGTTTGCTATCACAAAAAAGAGTCTACCTGTAGTTGAGACGTCTGCACGCTCAAATATAAATGTTGACCTCGCCTTCCTCACTTTGGTTCAACTTATTGATAAGAGCAGGGGCAAGCCTAAGATCATTCCTTATTTTGAAGCCCTTAAGCTCCAGAGTCAGCAGATAGCCTCTGCCAAGGATCGCTATGAATGGCTTATCAATCGTATAGTAAAGAATCATAATGAGACCTGGTTAAACACCAGTCGACGCATGAACACCTCCCCAGAGTACAAAGAATATGTCTTCTTGGAAGGAACAGCTAAATGCAAGAAGCTTTTTCAACAGCACGTCTACCGTCTGAAGCAGGAACATATTGAGAGGCGTCGCAAAATATATTTGAGCACTCTTCCTTTAGCACTTAGTTCTTTGGTGCCTGACCTGGATGAGATAGATCAGCTGAGCTGGTCGGGGGTACAGAAGGTCCTAGAGTCCAAGCAGCACTTTGCCCACTGGTTTGTTGTTCTGGAGGACTCACCATGGGAGGACACATCTCACATTGATAACATGGAAGATGAGCGCATCCCTTCAGACCTACTGGAGACAGCTGAAGCAGAGGAACTATTCAACGCCCACCTGGAACATCTGCGTAATGAGTGCAGACGGGCAGAGATGAGGCTGGAGTTTAAACACAAGTTGGCTTCCTCTCCCTTTGTCACACCTGGTAAGCCCTGGGAGGAGGCCCGCAGCTTTATCATGAATGAAGAGTTCTACCAGTGGCTTGAGGAGCCAGAGTACTTGGACTTGTACAACCGCCATCAGAAGGAGATCATTGACCGTGCTAAAGAAGACTTCCAGGAGCTCTTACTGGAGTACTCTGAGCTCTTTTATGAGCTTGAAGTGGATGCCAAGCCAAGCAAGGAGAAGATGGGGGCAATTCAGGAGGTCTTGGGAGAAGAACAGAGGTTCAAGGCACTACAAAAGCTTCCAGCTGAAAGAGATGCTCTGGTTTTGAAGCATATCCACTTTGTCTATCACCCCACCAAGGAGACCTGCCCTAGCAGTCCTCACTGCGGAGACTCAAAGATTGAACAGATGTTAGTTTCACGATTCCCCACATGTTACCCCTTTTTTGACGTGAAAGCTCATTTTGGGGACACCAAGGCTGACAGAATTAACCTTGTCATACTAGGGAAGGATGGACTGGCCAGAGAATTTGCCAATGAGATTAGAGCTCTCTGCACAAATGATGACTGGTATGTGTTAGATGGGAAGATGTATGAACTGACACTGCGGCCTATCGAGGGAAATGTGCGTCTTCCAGTAAATTCCTTCCACACCCCCACTTTCACCCCTCACggatgtctgtgtctgtataaTTCAAAAGAGTCCCTCTCCTATGTGGTTGAAAGCCTTGAGCGACTTAGGGAATCAACTCTAGGTCGCAGGGATAGCCAGCTAGCACAGCTGCCAACATCACTGCTTTTAGTCACTAAAAGGGGCGTTGGATCATATGTGGATATAGGTGGAGAAACTGCCTTAAACCTAATAACACAGGGACAGCAGGTTGCAAGGAGACTGCAGTGTAGCTTTTTAGACCCTGCCTCCCCTGGTGTGGGCTACGGCCATAATGTCAATGAGACTCAAATCAACCAAGTGCTGAGGAGCCTCCTGGATATTAGGAGGAGCACATCCTTTAGTAGCAgctccccacccctcctccctgAGCCTCCAGGTCTCCGAGACTCTCCTCATCAGCCGGTCCCAGAGGCAGACCTTCGCATTGTCATGTGCTTAATGTGCGGAGACTCCTATGACATTGAGCAGCTCCTGTCCCCTTTCCTAATGCATCAGCACTGCAGGCCCATGCCTAATAGTGGCACCTCTGTATTGCTCGAGCAGACAGTGGGTGGGCACAAACTGGCTATAGAGCTGTCCCTGCTCTCATATCACGCCTCCTTCACTTTGCGGAAGAGCAGGTTAGTACATGGCTACATTGCTGTGTACTCTGTCTCCCGAAAAGCCTCCCTGGAGACCCTGTGTGCCTTCTTGTGTGAGGTTCAGGACATCATCCCAGTTCAGCTGTTGGCAGTGGGAGATAGCCAGGCAGAGCTCACTGACAGTGACTATGCCTGCGAACAGCTGATCCAGGGGGAAGAGCTAGCCCATGAGATTGAGGGCCGTTTCAATAGTGTGGTTTGTGGATCCGGGGGAGTGGTGGGAGGCCTGCACAGGATAGAAATGTTCCATTCTTTTCtgatggaggtggtggagaaaCGCAACATTGTGGAGGCTACACACATGTATGATAATGTTGCTGAAGCATGCACCAATGAAAATGTGTACTCCCCGCGCTGCAGTTCTCCCAGTCCTGTCACCATGTTCCTGGATTCAGAGGATGATGTGGAGCCATCACCACCATACTATGATGGCACACTCACTTCTCATAGCGGGGGCTTCAACCTGCCTGACTTAGATTCTAGTGACATCTCTGTCATCTCTGATATCAGAGACTTTGAGAACAAACTTAATAACAAAGTACCCCCCCAAGTGAGAGTTAAACCGGGTGTCACATTTGACTTCCGCAAGGTGAGCCGTAACCCATACATTGATACACTAGGCCATCGTCGCTCCCTGCCCTCGGCCGTTACCTGGGTTCCTGGTGGGGATGTGGGCTACGATCCCTCAGACTATGCTGAACCCATTGATGCTGTTTCAAAACCGCGCCCCAGCAACGAAGAGATCATCTACTCAGTGCCCCATGACAGCACACAAGGCAAAATCATCACCATCCGCAACTCTAACAGGATGCACTCCAATGGAAATGGCTCAGACAGCgaagcagacagcagctccctgGAGCGAAGGAGGAAGTTCTCAGCAGCGGGGGTGAAGCCTCGTCTTTACCGTGACCGCTCCAAGCGACTTGGCAAGTTCAGCAGTTTTCGCACAAGCTTCATAGGCAGCGATGATGAGATGGGAGCTCTTCCAAAGTCTAAGGAAGATGACTTTGGGACCCTGAAAGGCGAAAGTCTTGTTAATGAGGAGAGCGAAGACCCGAAAAAGAGGAACATTCTTAAGAGCCTGCGACGTACAGCAAAG AAAACAAGACCCAAGCCCCGTCCAGCTATTCCCAAGCCCCCAGAGAGCTGCTACTTTGGGGTCCCCCTAGTGAATGTGGTATCCCCAGACAGGCCTATCCCACTCTTCATCGAGAAGTGTGTCCGCTTTATTGAGACAACAG gcCTGAATACGGAGGGTTTGTACCGTGTAAGTGGCAACAAGTCAGAGATGGAAAGCATGCAGAGACAGTTTGAACAGG ACCATGGATTAGACCTAGTGGAGAAAGACTTCTCCATAAACACTGTGGCTGGAGCCCTCAAAAGCTTCTTCTCTGAGCTGCCTGAGCCCCTGGTGCCTTGTGCTCTGCAGGTGGACCTACTGGATGCTTTCA AAATAATGGACAGAGAACAGAGGCTATATACCATGAAGGATGTCCTGAGGAAGTTCCCCAGGGAGAATTATGATGTCTTCAAATATGTACTGAGCCACTTACACAA GGTGAGCCAGCTGAGCAGGTTGAACTTGATGACCAGTGAAAACCTGTCCATCTGTTTCTGGCCCACCCTCATGAGACCAGACTTCACCACTATGGATGCCCTGACTGCCACACGCACCTACCAGACAATCATCGAGACCTTCATCCACCAGTGTGCATTCTTTTTTTACAACCAGCCCCTCCTCGACTCCCCCACTGGCTTAGCAGGCCTCCCTGCCtcacccaccaccaccctcaGCGGGAGCTCTGCCTACTCCTGTTACCGCTCCTCTCCCCCCCACACCACCACTCACTTCAGCCCCCTGCAGCAGTCCCCGCCCACCACCCCCCAGTCTCCTCTGCAGTCTCTGCTCCCACCCCTCCACCAGCACCCCCACTCCCACCATTCTCCTGCTGAACAAGAGACACTGTGA